The following proteins come from a genomic window of Anabrus simplex isolate iqAnaSimp1 chromosome 7, ASM4041472v1, whole genome shotgun sequence:
- the LOC136877175 gene encoding juvenile hormone esterase: MKGTTVILWTLFVLATSQLVEVFSDDEYPIITLPQGALKGKRVTPDNLSPYYSFLGIPYGKPPVGNLRFKAPVHADPWNGTLEALQEGNMCKQPANVRSASGSDEDCLFLNVYTPELPGSGSLKPVMVWIHGGGFIVGSGNRQFQGPQFLINKGIVYVSINYRLGVFGFLSTEDEVVPGNAGMKDQVLALRWVQQNIAAFGGDPNQVTIVGESAGGSSIQYHMLSPMSKGLFRSAIGQSGSTSCAAAIADKPRKNAFLVGKALGFTGESSQDLVDFLRNVSSDQLLMTSAATINEEDQFRLLNAFHELPTVEPVIEGEAAFISEDPVTLLDEGNFHKVPYLTGVTSHEGIYLVSSGIFQKNRTLQEVDEDFSKTFKPELRICREGNCGDEMIPKIRSFYFGDKPLSNDTLGALIDEVREVIVAI, translated from the exons ATGAAGGGCACAACAGTGATACTCTGGACTTTATTCGTCCTGGCTACCAGTCAGCTGGTGGAAGTCTTCTCTGATGACGAATACCCGATCATAACACTGCCGCAGGGTGCTCTGAAAGGCAAGAGGGTTACTCCAGATAATCTTTCTCCTTATTACAGCTTCCTCGGCATACCTTACGGTAAACCACCGGTAGGAAATCTCCGTTTTAAG GCTCCTGTCCATGCCGACCCGTGGAATGGGACCCTGGAAGCACTACAGGAAGGGAATATGTGCAAGCAGCCTGCCAACGTTAGAAGCGCCTCTGGTAGTGATGAAGACTGCCTCTTCCTAAATGTATACACGCCAGAG CTGCCCGGCTCAGGCTCATTGAAACCGGTGATGGTCTGGATCCACGGAGGTGGCTTCATAGTGGGGTCTGGCAACCGCCAATTTCAAGGTCCCCAGTTCCTCATCAATAAAGGAATAGTTTATGTTAGCATAAACTACCGTCTTGGTGTATTCG GTTTCCTGAGCACTGAAGATGAGGTAGTGCCGGGTAACGCTGGAATGAAGGACCAAGTGCTTGCTCTACGTTGGGTGCAGCAGAACATCGCCGCATTTGGTGGGGACCCAAACCAAGTGACTATTGTAGGAGAGAGTGCTGGTGGTTCCTCAATACAGTACCACATGCTGTCTCCCATGTCTAAAG gactaTTTCGCAGCGCCATTGGTCAAAGTGGCTCCACATCCTGTGCCGCGGCCATAGCAGATAAACCCAGAAAGAATGCATTCCTCGTTGGAAAAGCGCTGGGATTCACTGGAGAGTCCAGTCAGGACCTGGTGGACTTCCTGCGCAACGTCAGCTCCGACCAACTGCTCATGACATCAGCTGCCACCATAAATGAAGAA GACCAGTTCCGTCTTTTGAATGCATTCCATGAATTACCTACAGTGGAGCCGGTGATAGAGGGAGAGgcggccttcatttcagaggatcCGGTCACCCTTCTGGATGAGGGGAATTTCCACAAAGTGCCCTATCTCACAGGAGTAACTTCACATGAAGGAATATATCTTGTATCAT CCGGAATATTTCAAAAGAACAGAACGTTGCAGGAGGTCGATGAAGATTTTTCAAAAACGTTTAAGCCTGAGTTGAGGATCTGTAGAGAAGGAAACTGTGGAGATGAGATGATACCCAAGATCAGATCCTTCTACTTCGGTGACAAGCCATTGAGCAACGACACTTTAGGGGCTCTAATTGAT GAAGTTCGTGAAGTGATAGTGGCCATTTGA